The genomic window GACGACTACGCCACGCTGTCGCGAATGGGCTGTGTAGCGATCAGTGAGCCAGCGTTTTGGGCGGGGTTTGATCGCGGCACCGCGGACGGGTTTCGCGATTACTTTCGCCAGCTGACCGAAGTCGAACCCCAGCGCGCGGCCCAGTACGGAATTCAGCATTTCTGTTGGTTGTGCATCAATGCCAAAGAAGCGGAGAACGTCCAGCTGTCGCGTGAGGTGATCGCCATGATCCCCGAGTTCCTGGACGCGCCGGGCGTGCTGGGGATCGGCGAGATCGGGTTAAACAAAAACACCCGTAACGAGTCGATCGTGTTTCTCGAACACATGGAACTGGCGATCAAACATGAGCAGCCGATTCTGATCCATACGCCGCACTTGGAAGATAAATATCAGGGCACGCGGATGATCCTGGACATGCTCAACGGCGACTCCCGCATCGATCGCACGCGGGTGTTGGTCGATCATGTCGAAGAGCACACCATTAAGGCGGTGTTGG from Roseimaritima ulvae includes these protein-coding regions:
- a CDS encoding TatD family hydrolase → MDYIDPHIHMVSRVTDDYATLSRMGCVAISEPAFWAGFDRGTADGFRDYFRQLTEVEPQRAAQYGIQHFCWLCINAKEAENVQLSREVIAMIPEFLDAPGVLGIGEIGLNKNTRNESIVFLEHMELAIKHEQPILIHTPHLEDKYQGTRMILDMLNGDSRIDRTRVLVDHVEEHTIKAVLDDGYWAGMTLYPVSKCTPQRAADMIEMFGPERLLANSAGDWGPSKPTAVPDLIFELRRRGHSESLIRKVVYENPLEFFSKSKNFRFQTRG